A stretch of Brevundimonas naejangsanensis DNA encodes these proteins:
- the pgl gene encoding 6-phosphogluconolactonase, with protein sequence MQTYPDRDAWAEAAAARLAETLAAAIAERGRAVFAGAGGSTPSPIYARLAQADLDWSRVVATLVDERHVPETSPDSNAALMKRVLLTGPASAARFLPLYSPAVTVDRAAAVAAKALSAEGGRLDAVLLGMGEDGHICSIFPDSPTLKTLLTPDLAPTVLGVPPGRDGAAPPQERLSINLPYLASAGRVVLALTGAAKRAVFEREAAGDPAVHPIAALIAAKVPLEVLWTEAA encoded by the coding sequence ATGCAGACCTATCCTGACCGCGACGCCTGGGCCGAGGCCGCCGCCGCACGGCTGGCCGAGACGCTGGCGGCCGCGATCGCCGAGCGCGGCCGGGCCGTGTTCGCGGGCGCGGGCGGGTCGACCCCCTCGCCCATCTACGCCCGGTTGGCGCAGGCTGACCTGGACTGGTCCAGGGTCGTAGCCACCCTGGTGGACGAGCGCCATGTGCCGGAGACCTCGCCCGACTCCAACGCGGCCCTGATGAAGCGCGTCCTGCTGACCGGCCCGGCTTCGGCCGCGCGCTTCCTGCCGCTCTACAGCCCCGCCGTGACCGTGGACCGGGCCGCCGCCGTGGCCGCAAAGGCGCTCTCGGCCGAGGGCGGGCGGCTGGACGCCGTGCTGCTGGGCATGGGCGAGGACGGCCACATCTGCTCCATCTTCCCCGACAGCCCGACGCTGAAGACCCTGCTGACGCCGGACCTCGCCCCGACCGTGCTGGGCGTGCCGCCGGGCCGCGACGGGGCGGCCCCGCCACAGGAGCGTTTGTCGATCAACCTGCCCTATCTGGCCTCGGCCGGACGGGTGGTGCTGGCCCTGACCGGCGCGGCCAAGCGCGCCGTGTTCGAGCGCGAGGCGGCGGGCGATCCCGCCGTCCATCCCATCGCCGCCCTGATCGCGGCCAAGGTTCCCCTGGAAGTCCTCTGGACGGAGGCCGCGTGA
- the zwf gene encoding glucose-6-phosphate dehydrogenase — protein MAALILFGGGGDLAMRMLLPSLYFLDHDGLLPAGLKIIGAARSEETAEQYVAKVREAVQPRAEADGAWDEASWARLAARLDYLAVDATDPESLKPLKARCGDGEVTSFLAVSPSLFGRIVTAMKAAGLAEKNCRIVLEKPVGRDLKSFLEIDDAVAHAFDERQVFRIDHYLGKETVQNLIALRFGNAIFEPLWNNLTVDHVQITVGETVGVGDRWPYYDEYGALRDMLQNHMLQLLCLVAMEPPSDLDPDSVRNEKVKVLRSLRPITPEEADRVTVRGQYVAGVVEGESARSYDEERGQPSDTETFVAIRADIDNWRWAGVPFFMRTGKRLPEKRTEIVIQFKPVPHSIFGHGERGDIYDNRLVIELQPEEDISLSVMNKKPGLDQRMQLQPIQMSLSWGQDGKDAAPPRRRIAYERLLLDALHGDSTLFVRRDEAEQAWKWVDEVADGWNCRDCRPLDYAAGTWGPEAADLLLSRTGRKWNTQ, from the coding sequence ATGGCGGCGCTCATTCTGTTCGGCGGCGGCGGCGACCTCGCCATGCGGATGCTGTTGCCCTCCCTCTACTTCCTGGATCATGACGGCCTGCTGCCGGCGGGGCTGAAGATCATCGGCGCCGCCCGTTCGGAAGAGACCGCCGAACAGTATGTCGCCAAGGTGCGCGAGGCGGTGCAGCCCCGCGCCGAGGCCGACGGCGCCTGGGACGAGGCCAGCTGGGCGCGCCTGGCCGCCCGCCTCGACTACCTGGCCGTGGACGCCACCGATCCCGAGAGCCTCAAGCCGCTGAAGGCCCGGTGCGGCGACGGCGAGGTGACGTCGTTCCTGGCCGTGTCGCCCTCGCTCTTCGGCCGCATCGTCACGGCGATGAAGGCGGCGGGTCTGGCCGAGAAGAACTGCCGCATCGTGCTGGAGAAGCCGGTCGGCCGCGACCTGAAGTCCTTCCTCGAGATCGACGATGCCGTGGCCCACGCCTTCGACGAGCGGCAGGTGTTCCGCATCGACCACTACCTGGGCAAGGAGACGGTGCAGAACCTGATCGCCCTGCGCTTCGGCAACGCCATCTTCGAACCGCTGTGGAACAACCTGACGGTCGATCACGTGCAGATCACCGTCGGCGAGACCGTCGGGGTCGGCGACCGCTGGCCCTATTACGACGAATACGGCGCCCTGCGGGACATGCTGCAGAACCACATGCTGCAGCTGCTGTGCCTGGTGGCCATGGAGCCGCCGTCGGACCTCGATCCCGACTCGGTGCGCAACGAGAAGGTGAAGGTGCTGCGCTCCCTGCGTCCCATCACCCCCGAAGAGGCCGACCGCGTCACCGTGCGCGGCCAGTATGTCGCCGGCGTGGTCGAGGGCGAGTCGGCTCGGAGCTATGACGAGGAGCGCGGCCAGCCGTCCGACACCGAGACCTTCGTCGCCATCCGCGCCGACATCGACAACTGGCGCTGGGCGGGCGTGCCCTTCTTCATGCGTACCGGCAAGCGCCTGCCCGAGAAGCGCACCGAGATCGTCATCCAGTTCAAGCCGGTGCCGCACTCCATCTTCGGTCACGGCGAGCGCGGCGACATCTACGACAACCGCCTGGTCATCGAGCTGCAGCCCGAGGAAGACATCTCCCTGTCGGTGATGAACAAGAAGCCGGGCCTGGACCAGCGGATGCAGCTGCAGCCGATCCAGATGAGCCTGTCCTGGGGGCAGGACGGCAAGGACGCCGCCCCGCCACGCCGCCGCATCGCCTATGAGCGGCTACTGCTGGACGCCCTGCACGGCGACTCCACCCTGTTCGTGCGCCGCGACGAGGCCGAGCAGGCGTGGAAATGGGTCGATGAGGTCGCCGACGGTTGGAACTGCCGCGACTGTCGACCGCTGGACTATGCAGCCGGGACCTGGGGCCCGGAGGCGGCGGACCTGCTGCTGTCGCGCACGGGACGGAAGTGGAACACGCAATGA
- the hisF gene encoding imidazole glycerol phosphate synthase subunit HisF: MTARRIIPCLDVKDGRVVKGVRFEGHVDMGDAAELAARYRDQGADELVFYDITASPEGRTLDYRWVQDIARLLDIPFCVAGGIRTVEQAARCLDHGADKVSINSPALERPDLIGEMAQRLGRQCVVVGVDSAFQDGEWRVHQYTGDPNARRGAGRLTMDWIVEAQGLGAGEIVLNCIDRDGVRRGYDIAQLAEARRRLTIPLVASGGAGAVEHFRDVFVEADVSGALAASVFHSGAIAIPDLKRYLDAQGVEVRI, encoded by the coding sequence GTGACGGCGAGACGCATCATTCCCTGCCTCGACGTCAAGGACGGGCGGGTGGTCAAGGGCGTGCGCTTCGAGGGCCACGTCGACATGGGCGACGCCGCCGAACTGGCCGCGCGCTATCGCGATCAGGGCGCCGACGAACTGGTCTTCTACGACATCACCGCCAGCCCCGAGGGTCGGACGCTGGACTATCGCTGGGTGCAGGACATCGCCCGGCTGCTGGACATCCCCTTCTGCGTCGCGGGCGGCATCCGCACGGTGGAGCAGGCGGCGCGCTGCCTCGACCACGGGGCGGACAAGGTGTCGATCAACTCGCCCGCCCTGGAGCGCCCCGACCTGATCGGCGAGATGGCGCAACGGCTGGGACGGCAATGCGTCGTCGTCGGCGTCGACAGCGCCTTTCAGGACGGCGAATGGCGGGTGCACCAATACACCGGCGATCCGAACGCCCGGCGCGGCGCCGGTCGGCTGACCATGGACTGGATCGTCGAGGCGCAAGGCCTGGGCGCCGGCGAGATCGTGCTGAACTGCATCGACCGGGACGGGGTGCGGCGCGGCTATGACATCGCCCAACTGGCCGAGGCGCGGCGACGGCTGACCATTCCGCTGGTGGCCTCGGGCGGGGCCGGGGCGGTCGAGCATTTCCGCGACGTGTTCGTGGAGGCGGACGTGTCGGGGGCGCTGGCCGCCAGCGTCTTCCACTCGGGCGCGATCGCGATTCCCGATCTCAAGCGTTACCTGGACGCACAAGGCGTGGAGGTGAGGATATGA